One genomic window of Cercospora beticola chromosome 5, complete sequence includes the following:
- the MIC33_2 gene encoding Putative mitochondrial 2-oxoglutarate/malate carrier protein: MSESKQAVDGSSSSSNPTNESRSSSVLAATGKQLLPFVIGGGSGIVATTCVQPIDMVKVRLQLLGEGAAGKGQSPLAVAQKIVAEDGFLSLYNGISAAWLRQASYATLRLGFFDRFLAFATSRAEQQGRSVGFSERAMAGLSAGGLAAAIANPAEVALIRLQSDGMKPREQRANYRSVVDALTRIAKSEGITALWSGSYPTIVRAMATNFGQLAFFSESKHQLKQRTAMSDRNITFAASGIAGFFASFFSLPFDFLKTRLQRGGSQYSGMIDCAVQAYRKEGLLRFYRGFGTYFFRIAPHSIITLIVADNVTSYMKQAGLL, from the exons ATGTCCGAGTCGAAGCAAGCCGTAGACggctcatcatcatcctcaaatCCGACAAATGAGTCCAGATCATCCTCGGTTCTTGCCGCAACTGGGAAACAGCTCTTACCCTTTGTGATTGGAGGAGGTTCGGGCATTGTAGCAACAACATGTGTTCAACCAATAGATATGGTCAAGGTCcgactgcagctgct CGGTGAAGGAGCTGCAGGAAAAGGACAATCGCCATTAGCCGTAGCCCAAAAGATCGTAGCCGAAGATGGTTTCCTCAGCTTGTACAACGGCATCTCAGCCGCCTGGCTCCGTCAAGCATCCTACGCAACACTCCGTTTAGGCTTCTTTGATCGCTTTCTCGCCTTCGCAACAAGTCGAGCCGAACAACAAGGCCGCAGTGTAGGCTTCAGCGAACGCGCAATGGCAGGCTTATCCGCAGGAggtctcgcagcagcaatcgcCAATCCAGCAGAAGTCGCTCTGATCCGCTTGCAATCCGATGGGATGAAGCCGCGAGAACAGCGAGCGAATTATCGATCCGTGGTTGATGCATTGACGAGAATCGCCAAAAGTGAAGGCATCACTGCGCTTTGGTCAGGTTCCTATCCGACGATTGTGAgggcgatggcgacgaacTTCGGGCAATTGGCGTTTTTCTCCGAGTCGAAGCATCAACTGAAGCAGAGGACTGCAATGTCTGATCGGAATATCACTTTCGCAGCATCTGGTATCGCGGGATTCTTTGCGTCATTCTTCAGTCTGCCATTCGATTTCTTGAAGACGAGGCTGCAGAGAGGCGGATCGCAATACAGTGGCATGATTGATTGTGCTGTACAAGCGTATCGGAAAGAAGGCCTGCTTCGCTTTTATCGGGGTTTTGGGACTTACTTCTTCCGAATCGCTCCTCACTCCATCATCACGTTAATTGTGGCGGATAATGTGACGTCGTACATGAAGCAGGCCGGACTGTTGTAG
- a CDS encoding uncharacterized protein (MEROPS:MER0003668): MASLLFVFLVSLLAVATAIPSSLHERSFRPKFDVQKNAIQKRSFKAPVPGRAHQGALNEILRVHNKYEWTIVVAESEPLYPISVTTSHPVATASTIPTFKTLTTLSPVPSNSPPTYGPYPNSTSSASPTPTKGSEDGEVSAIPEENEIQYLASVSIGGQKVWLNFDTGSSDLWVFSSKLSPNAIGNHSFYDPSKSDTFTPYENASWRISYGDGSSASGIVGYDVVDVGGSTVQKQAVELATYISASFATDPNSDGLLGLGFSNINTVQPERQKTFFENVMPDLSEPLFTADLEDNMGAGEYEFGKIDRAKYKGDIHYVDIDSSEGWWQFPIPSISIGDEYTFTCDQDCPKTIADTGSSLIYLDSEVVTAYYKQVDGASIWQMNTYIYPCDTALPDLSLQIGDYNMTIKGEDITYLQFDGNEGPAGHCLGGLQGKSSPQILGDVFLKQVFAVFDGGNQRFGIAEKN; the protein is encoded by the exons ATGGCCTCCttgctcttcgtcttcctcgtttCTCTGCTGGCAGTCGCTACGGCCATCCCATCGAGTCTCCACGAGCGCTCATTCCGGCCAAAGTTCGACGTTCAGAAGAACGCAATTCAGAAACGCTCCTTCAAGGCTCCAGTGCCTGGCCGCGCCCACCAAGGCGCCCTCAACGAAATTCTTCGCGTTCACAACAAGTACGAGTGGACCATCGTCGTCGCGGAGAGCGAACCTCTCTACCCCATCAGCGTAACCACGAGTCATCCTGTCGCCACAGCAAGCACTATACCGACTTTCAAGACTTTGACGACGCTCTCTCCGGTCCCAAGTAACTCCCCTCCCACTTACGGTCCCTACCCGAACTCCACCAGTAGTGCATCACCCACGCCAACCAAGGGAAGTGAGGATGGGGAAGTTTCTGCAATCCCGGAAGAGAATGAAATCCAGTACCTCGCCTCTGTTTCGATCGGCGGCCAAAAAGTATGGCTCAATTTTGACACTGGGAGTTCGGACCT GTGGGTGTTCTCAAGCAAGCTCTCGCCAAACGCCATTGGCAACCACTCATTCTATGACCCATCGAAGAGCGACACATTCACCCCTTATGAGAACGCCAGCTGGAGAATTTCATACGGCGACGGCAGCTCTGCAAGTGGCATCGTTGGCTATGATGTAGTCGACGTCGGTGGGTCAACAGTCCAAAAACAAGCTGTTGAGCTAGCGACATACATCTCAGCCAGCTTCGCTACGGACCCCAACAGTGATGGACTGCTCGGCTTAGGTTTCAGCAACATCAACACGGTACAACCTGAGCGCCAGAAGACCTTCTTTGAAAACGTTATGCCCGACCTCTCGGAGCCACTTTTCACTGCCGACCTCGAGGACAACATGGGTGCTGGCGAGTACGAGTTCGGTAAAATCGACAGGGCCAAGTACAAAGGCGACATCCACTACGTTGACATCGACAGTTCCGAGGGCTGGTGGCAATTCCCGATTCCAAGCATCAGCATCGGTGATGAGTACACATTCACGTGCGACCAAGACTGCCCCAAAACCATAGCTGATACAGGTTCGAGTCTAAT ATACCTGGACAGCGAGGTTGTGACAGCTTACTACAAGCAAGTTGACGGGGCTTCCATCTGGCAGATGAATACCTATATCTACCCTTGCGACACAGCGCTGCCTGACCTCAGCTTGCAGATTGGAGACTACAACATGACCATCAAGGGTGAGGATATCACCTACCTTCAGTTTGATGGAAATGAGGGCCCGGCTGGTCACTGCCTCGGCGGCCTCCAGGGTAAGAGTAGCCCGCAGATTTTGGGTGATGTGTTTCTGAAGCAGGTCTTTGCTGTGTTTGATGGTGGAAATCAGCGCTTCGGAATTGCTGAGAAGAACTAA